In a genomic window of Mageeibacillus indolicus UPII9-5:
- a CDS encoding replication-associated recombination protein A produces MRQEPLAYRMAPASVEQYVGQSHLLAPGKLLRRMIDGDKLSSIILFGPPGTGKSSLAKVIAATTKLPFKRLNAVTAGVTDIKQIIADAANPLLTPEGQVILFIDEIHRFNKLQQDALLPSVEAGLVILIGATTENPYFEVNKALISRATVFQLFPLSETDILTILRRSLTSERGLAAWQAEVEETALQFIANHCNGDARIALNALELAVCSTQPDAAGTLHVTVNDVAESMQRRSTAFDATGEGHYDTISALIKSMRGSDPDATAYYLALALHGGEDIEFLARRLVICAAEDVGLANPSVLTVAVSAYQAAVAVGMPEARIPLAEAALLIATSPKSNTAYAAINAALKCVENERTGIIPMHLRNAPIKDMTKLGYSQGYLYPHDFPGGYVEQQYLPDELKNRIFYEPGNNGYEGKNIRPIINTRRSGKEAQNE; encoded by the coding sequence TTGTTCGGCCCGCCCGGAACCGGCAAATCTTCGTTAGCTAAAGTTATTGCTGCGACGACCAAACTTCCATTTAAACGCCTAAATGCTGTAACTGCCGGGGTCACCGACATAAAGCAAATTATTGCTGACGCCGCCAATCCTTTGCTCACGCCGGAAGGACAGGTAATCCTCTTTATAGATGAGATTCATCGTTTCAATAAACTTCAACAAGACGCATTGCTACCGTCAGTGGAGGCCGGCTTGGTAATCTTGATCGGCGCAACCACGGAAAATCCGTATTTTGAGGTTAATAAGGCTCTGATATCGCGTGCCACGGTATTTCAACTGTTTCCGCTTTCCGAGACGGATATCTTGACTATCTTGCGGCGATCACTCACATCTGAACGTGGGCTAGCGGCGTGGCAGGCTGAGGTTGAAGAAACGGCTTTGCAGTTTATTGCCAACCACTGCAACGGGGATGCCAGAATTGCGCTCAACGCCTTGGAATTGGCGGTTTGCTCGACTCAGCCGGATGCCGCTGGAACTTTGCACGTAACTGTCAATGATGTGGCTGAATCAATGCAACGCCGCAGCACCGCCTTTGACGCGACGGGGGAAGGGCATTATGACACGATATCCGCTTTAATTAAATCAATGCGCGGCAGTGACCCTGATGCTACGGCATATTATCTTGCCTTGGCACTTCATGGCGGTGAAGATATTGAATTTTTGGCTAGACGCCTGGTGATCTGTGCGGCAGAAGATGTCGGACTTGCTAATCCTTCCGTGCTCACGGTAGCTGTGTCGGCTTATCAGGCTGCGGTTGCGGTAGGTATGCCGGAAGCGCGAATACCGTTGGCTGAGGCAGCTTTGCTGATCGCCACTTCACCTAAATCAAACACAGCTTACGCAGCTATAAACGCAGCATTGAAATGTGTAGAAAATGAACGTACAGGCATTATTCCCATGCATTTGCGTAACGCCCCGATAAAAGATATGACTAAGCTCGGCTACAGCCAAGGTTATCTATATCCGCATGATTTCCCCGGAGGATATGTGGAACAGCAGTATCTGCCGGATGAGTTAAAAAACCGCATTTTTTATGAACCGGGAAATAACGGCTATGAAGGAAAAAACATCCGCCCTATAATAAATACGAGACGAAGCGGTAAGGAGGCGCAAAATGAATAA
- a CDS encoding cysteine desulfurase family protein, with protein sequence MNNKTIYFDYAATTPMRAEVLEEVNRVQSKIYGNPSSVHALGRAARNELDLARIRVAACLNCPSAEIFFTSGGTESDNWAIKGVAKANAYKGKHIITSAVEHHAVLHTCRALAKEGFKITYLPVDAYGMVDPGKLEAAINAETILVSVMTANNEVGTLQPIAEIGEICRKHGVIFHTDAVQAAGTQSIDVERDAIDLCSLSGHKIYGPKGVGCLYVRRGIKIKNLLDGGGQERTKRAGTENLPAIVGMARALELAEAERMEANARLSALQSKFIRQVSEAVPGAVLRGHPTERLPNNINFTFAGTDGEALLLMLDGLGYCCSAGSACTAGSLEASHVLLAMGIEEQTARSSLRISIGKYTTEEELNGLAEALQAIIKRLQEMK encoded by the coding sequence ATGAATAATAAGACGATATATTTTGATTATGCGGCTACAACGCCGATGCGAGCAGAAGTATTGGAAGAAGTAAACCGCGTGCAGTCAAAAATCTACGGAAATCCGTCTTCGGTTCACGCACTCGGCCGCGCGGCTCGCAATGAACTCGATTTGGCTAGGATAAGGGTTGCGGCGTGTCTTAATTGTCCTTCAGCCGAAATATTTTTTACCTCGGGCGGAACGGAGTCAGATAATTGGGCTATCAAAGGGGTTGCTAAAGCAAATGCTTATAAGGGTAAACATATAATAACCTCGGCAGTTGAACATCATGCGGTTTTGCATACTTGCCGTGCTTTAGCCAAAGAAGGATTTAAAATAACTTATTTGCCGGTCGATGCCTATGGAATGGTGGATCCCGGAAAACTAGAAGCGGCGATAAATGCCGAGACGATTTTGGTATCCGTTATGACGGCCAACAATGAAGTCGGGACCTTGCAGCCGATTGCTGAGATAGGCGAAATATGCCGTAAACACGGCGTGATTTTTCATACTGATGCCGTGCAGGCTGCCGGAACCCAAAGTATCGATGTCGAGAGAGATGCGATTGATCTTTGTTCGTTGAGCGGACACAAGATTTACGGCCCTAAAGGGGTTGGTTGCTTATATGTGCGCCGAGGGATAAAGATTAAAAATTTGTTGGATGGCGGTGGGCAGGAACGCACTAAACGGGCTGGAACCGAAAATCTACCGGCTATTGTCGGCATGGCGCGTGCGCTGGAACTGGCGGAAGCGGAACGAATGGAGGCTAATGCCAGGTTAAGCGCATTACAGTCAAAGTTCATCCGTCAGGTGAGTGAAGCGGTGCCGGGAGCGGTTTTGCGCGGACATCCGACTGAGCGACTGCCGAATAATATAAATTTCACTTTTGCCGGTACGGACGGAGAAGCACTTTTGTTAATGTTGGACGGTCTGGGATATTGTTGCTCGGCCGGATCGGCTTGCACGGCAGGATCGCTTGAGGCAAGTCACGTTTTGCTGGCCATGGGAATTGAAGAACAAACGGCACGCAGCTCTTTGCGCATCAGTATCGGCAAGTATACTACCGAGGAAGAGTTAAATGGCTTGGCCGAAGCCTTGCAAGCGATCATCAAGCGTTTGCAGGAGATGAAATAA
- a CDS encoding GDSL-type esterase/lipase family protein, with product MPELDETKPLICGNGSHIIVAVGDSITYGYGVAEERDIASYPAQLVEFLGDDFRSVNFGICGATALARSDRPYTATQFYRDSLNAPGDLLLFMLGTNDSKGLCWHPGAFRYEYKRLLEQYIAAVPTRKVVLMLPPKVFLTVKDKFCCNDFIIKYEIPHIVNSIAAELSLPVIDLYSLTENRPDWFPDAVHPNVVGNKAIAEYIGENLRAKGI from the coding sequence ATGCCTGAATTAGATGAAACCAAACCTTTGATTTGCGGCAATGGCTCGCATATCATTGTTGCGGTGGGTGACAGTATAACTTACGGTTATGGAGTGGCTGAGGAAAGAGATATCGCTTCATATCCGGCCCAACTAGTTGAATTTTTGGGTGACGATTTTCGTAGTGTTAATTTCGGAATTTGCGGAGCTACTGCGTTGGCGCGGAGCGATCGTCCATACACGGCGACGCAGTTTTATCGGGACTCTTTGAATGCACCAGGCGACTTACTTTTATTTATGTTAGGAACAAATGACTCGAAAGGTTTGTGCTGGCATCCAGGCGCATTTAGGTATGAATATAAACGTTTGCTGGAACAATATATCGCGGCCGTGCCAACTCGTAAGGTGGTATTAATGTTGCCGCCTAAAGTTTTTCTAACGGTTAAAGATAAGTTTTGTTGTAATGATTTCATTATAAAATATGAAATCCCTCATATTGTTAATTCCATCGCCGCGGAGCTTTCATTACCGGTGATTGACCTATATAGCTTAACTGAGAATCGTCCGGATTGGTTCCCCGATGCTGTCCATCCTAATGTTGTGGGTAACAAAGCTATTGCCGAATACATAGGGGAAAATTTGCGGGCTAAAGGAATATAA
- a CDS encoding helix-turn-helix transcriptional regulator, protein MPENEGVKGSASRRLNDEELLQAIKLYLHDNYAQQLNMKKMAEHFKVSVYRLQNVFAKVESGSIHSYIKNYRLKMAAGFLTDTGLPIGEIARRIGYESHSKFARAFCQYSGFSPLKFRKLNRK, encoded by the coding sequence ATGCCTGAAAATGAAGGCGTGAAAGGCTCAGCATCGCGGCGGCTGAACGATGAAGAATTGCTGCAGGCAATAAAATTATATTTACATGATAATTATGCCCAACAATTAAACATGAAAAAAATGGCTGAACATTTTAAAGTAAGCGTATATCGTCTGCAAAATGTTTTTGCTAAAGTTGAGTCGGGTTCCATACATTCCTACATTAAAAATTACCGCTTGAAAATGGCAGCGGGATTTTTGACCGATACCGGTCTGCCAATTGGCGAAATAGCACGACGTATCGGATATGAGAGCCATAGCAAGTTCGCTAGGGCTTTTTGCCAATACAGCGGTTTTTCACCTTTAAAATTTCGCAAGCTCAACCGGAAGTGA
- a CDS encoding RluA family pseudouridine synthase: protein MREFIINNEQSGKKVVRILTTLYPTVPAYIFQKALRNKDLMLDGKRLKNDVTAEAGQTLRIYVKDEVLAQASDNTDRKNQLPSYTVVYEDKNIILINKPQGLTVHPGKNTPPHSTLIEKLRADYNDENLTLCHRLDRNTGGLVLVAKNKVTLGKINEALAEQQVIKRYRCLVRGIPDIGRDVYISDGDSMHELNAFWEKPANSDEVFIHDEQQADDLPICTRYRVLHIFTALAADGEPISELEVELVTGRTHQIRAHLAHIGHPILGDGKYGRNEFNSQFKNKHGGKLNKQQLFATTLMFGNDLPAGLTELKRRTFKISPDYTVSGL from the coding sequence ATGAGAGAATTTATTATAAATAACGAACAATCCGGGAAAAAAGTCGTTCGGATATTGACAACACTGTATCCAACCGTTCCGGCCTATATTTTTCAAAAGGCTTTACGTAACAAAGATCTAATGCTTGACGGTAAACGGCTAAAAAACGATGTTACGGCAGAAGCTGGCCAGACATTACGAATTTATGTTAAAGATGAAGTATTAGCGCAGGCTTCCGATAATACGGATCGTAAAAATCAGCTTCCATCTTATACGGTGGTGTATGAAGATAAAAATATAATTTTAATCAATAAGCCGCAGGGACTGACTGTTCACCCCGGCAAAAATACCCCACCGCACAGCACCTTAATCGAAAAGTTACGGGCAGATTATAATGATGAAAATCTTACACTGTGTCACCGCCTTGACCGTAACACCGGTGGCCTTGTTCTTGTTGCCAAAAATAAAGTTACTTTGGGCAAAATAAATGAGGCCTTGGCAGAACAACAAGTTATTAAACGTTATCGCTGCTTAGTACGTGGTATTCCAGATATAGGTCGAGATGTGTATATCAGCGACGGAGATTCCATGCATGAATTGAATGCGTTCTGGGAAAAGCCGGCCAATTCGGACGAGGTTTTCATTCATGATGAACAGCAAGCCGATGATTTGCCGATCTGTACCCGCTATCGAGTTTTACATATTTTTACGGCATTAGCCGCAGATGGCGAACCAATATCCGAGCTTGAGGTCGAGTTGGTCACTGGCCGTACGCACCAAATAAGAGCCCATCTAGCTCACATTGGTCACCCGATTCTAGGTGACGGCAAATATGGTCGTAACGAGTTCAACTCACAGTTCAAAAATAAGCACGGCGGTAAACTAAATAAGCAGCAGTTATTTGCCACCACTTTAATGTTCGGCAACGACTTACCGGCCGGATTGACTGAATTGAAACGGCGCACCTTCAAAATTTCTCCAGATTATACAGTCAGTGGATTATAG
- a CDS encoding 5'-methylthioadenosine/adenosylhomocysteine nucleosidase — translation MIAIIGAMQEEVTALRELMTDVTEKTTPISEVLLGKLAGQEVIVAQSGIGKVQAALQAAYLLSNYEIEGIVNIGSAGGLRADEEVGDIVVGTSTTYYDLLFDSAHPRKGLEPYTFTTDASWLKCMVKVLSDLNLPYRQGEIVTGDQFISTDEQLKTILSRCPEAIAVEMEGCAIAQVAAAWKKPSIIIRSLSDITVREGNETDFQKYLVKASKNSAKACRRFIEELAKF, via the coding sequence ATGATCGCAATAATTGGTGCAATGCAAGAAGAAGTTACGGCTTTACGTGAATTGATGACTGATGTCACCGAAAAAACTACTCCAATAAGTGAAGTGCTACTAGGAAAACTTGCCGGACAGGAAGTAATTGTTGCTCAGAGCGGTATCGGAAAAGTGCAGGCGGCTTTGCAGGCGGCTTATTTGCTCAGTAACTATGAGATTGAGGGTATTGTCAATATTGGTTCGGCCGGCGGTTTGCGAGCTGACGAGGAAGTTGGCGATATTGTAGTCGGCACTTCCACTACATATTATGACTTGCTGTTCGATTCGGCTCATCCGAGAAAGGGACTTGAGCCTTATACCTTTACAACGGATGCCAGCTGGCTCAAATGCATGGTTAAGGTTTTGTCTGATTTGAACCTCCCTTATCGCCAAGGCGAAATTGTAACCGGGGATCAATTTATTTCGACAGATGAGCAGCTCAAAACTATACTTAGCCGTTGCCCGGAGGCGATAGCGGTAGAGATGGAGGGCTGTGCCATAGCTCAGGTCGCAGCGGCATGGAAAAAGCCTTCAATAATTATTCGTTCATTGTCAGATATAACGGTGCGGGAAGGTAATGAAACCGATTTCCAAAAATATCTGGTTAAGGCTTCCAAAAATTCGGCCAAGGCTTGTCGGCGTTTTATAGAGGAACTTGCTAAATTTTAA
- a CDS encoding NAD(P)-dependent alcohol dehydrogenase: protein MKGFAMLRIGEIGWIEKERPACGPLDAIVKPLALSPCTSDVHTVWEGAIGERENMILGHEGCGVVAEVGSLVKDFKVGDRVMVAAITPDWNSLQAQAGFPMHSGGMLAGWKFSNFKDGVFGEYFHVNDADGNLALLPDSISPAEACMLSDMVPTGFHGVELADVQFGDTVLVIGIGPVGLMSVAGANLRGASRIIVVGTRPNCIAAAKGYGATDVISYKDGPIDEQVLAMTHGQGVDKVVIAGGDCTTFEPAVKALKPGGKIGNVNYLGEGTYINIPRVEWGVGMGHKQINGGLMPGGRLRLEKLSSLVACGKLDVKPLLTHRFQGFEHVEDALMLMKNKPADLIKPVVVL, encoded by the coding sequence ATGAAGGGTTTTGCGATGTTACGTATCGGTGAGATTGGCTGGATTGAGAAGGAACGTCCGGCTTGCGGTCCGTTGGACGCTATCGTCAAACCGTTGGCTCTTTCCCCCTGTACATCTGATGTACATACCGTATGGGAAGGCGCAATCGGCGAGCGGGAGAACATGATCTTAGGTCATGAAGGCTGCGGTGTTGTAGCTGAAGTAGGTTCATTGGTAAAAGATTTTAAGGTAGGCGATCGGGTAATGGTAGCTGCTATTACACCTGATTGGAACTCCTTGCAGGCGCAAGCTGGTTTCCCGATGCATTCGGGCGGAATGCTTGCCGGTTGGAAATTCTCCAACTTCAAAGACGGTGTTTTCGGTGAATATTTCCATGTGAATGACGCTGACGGTAACTTGGCTCTTCTGCCTGATTCGATTTCCCCAGCTGAAGCCTGTATGCTTTCAGATATGGTTCCGACCGGCTTCCACGGTGTAGAACTGGCTGACGTACAATTCGGTGATACCGTTTTGGTTATAGGTATCGGACCTGTAGGTCTGATGTCAGTCGCCGGTGCTAACTTGCGCGGTGCTTCAAGAATTATCGTTGTCGGTACTCGTCCTAATTGTATTGCTGCCGCTAAAGGTTATGGCGCAACTGATGTTATCAGCTATAAGGACGGCCCGATTGATGAACAAGTATTGGCAATGACTCACGGCCAAGGTGTTGATAAAGTCGTTATTGCCGGCGGTGATTGCACCACATTCGAACCTGCTGTTAAGGCTTTGAAACCGGGCGGGAAGATCGGTAACGTCAACTATCTCGGCGAAGGTACCTATATTAATATTCCGCGTGTTGAATGGGGCGTTGGTATGGGACACAAACAAATCAACGGCGGCCTGATGCCCGGCGGACGTCTCCGTTTGGAAAAACTTTCTAGCTTGGTAGCTTGCGGCAAATTGGATGTTAAGCCTTTGCTGACTCACCGCTTCCAAGGCTTCGAGCATGTTGAAGATGCTTTGATGCTGATGAAGAACAAACCAGCTGATTTGATTAAGCCGGTAGTTGTTCTGTAA
- a CDS encoding CobW family GTP-binding protein — protein MKILFVSGFLGAGKTRFIMRMSKVTGRKFVIVENEFADINIDAERLRESGTNGDGASPFRKIVELSEGCICCSLNIDFNHSLYTIANSLDPDYLVVEPSGVAKTASIIEHVRTICYERIGILAPVTIIDGKNYEISRRNNPDIFYSQLQTAGTIVVSKSETWTEDDYRRLSEELHIPSDAEFLHKHYDKWSKDEFEELLRREYADLKNDILPNKLKKRFVLTAKNKGPDLETISFKRCTLRNPMELQSFLQILTSGVLGRVVRAKGFFPTANGENLNFDLVEGLYAITGMPLGKETSIVVIGSNLNRETIAYLVQN, from the coding sequence ATGAAAATACTATTTGTTTCCGGCTTCCTGGGAGCAGGAAAAACACGTTTTATCATGCGAATGAGCAAGGTCACCGGCCGTAAGTTCGTGATAGTCGAGAATGAATTTGCGGACATAAATATTGATGCGGAAAGATTGCGAGAGAGTGGAACGAACGGCGATGGAGCGAGTCCGTTTCGCAAAATTGTTGAACTCAGTGAAGGCTGTATTTGCTGTTCCCTTAATATTGACTTTAACCATTCTTTATACACTATTGCTAATTCCTTAGACCCGGATTATTTGGTGGTTGAACCGAGTGGAGTAGCCAAAACCGCTAGCATAATCGAGCATGTGCGTACGATTTGCTACGAGAGGATAGGAATTCTGGCACCGGTTACTATAATTGACGGAAAAAATTACGAAATCAGTCGTAGAAATAATCCGGATATTTTTTATAGCCAATTACAGACGGCTGGGACGATAGTGGTCAGCAAGTCTGAAACGTGGACCGAGGACGATTATCGCCGCTTAAGTGAAGAACTGCATATACCGTCAGATGCTGAGTTTTTGCATAAGCATTATGATAAATGGTCAAAAGATGAGTTTGAAGAGTTGCTGCGCAGGGAATATGCCGATCTTAAAAATGACATTTTGCCGAATAAATTGAAAAAAAGGTTTGTGCTGACAGCCAAGAATAAAGGACCGGATTTGGAAACGATCAGCTTCAAACGCTGCACCTTACGGAATCCTATGGAGCTACAGTCTTTTTTACAAATTTTGACCAGTGGGGTTTTGGGGCGGGTGGTCCGCGCTAAGGGTTTTTTCCCTACGGCTAACGGTGAAAACTTGAATTTCGATTTGGTAGAAGGGCTATACGCGATAACCGGTATGCCTTTGGGTAAGGAAACCAGCATTGTCGTGATTGGTTCTAATCTTAATCGGGAAACGATAGCATATTTGGTGCAAAATTAA
- a CDS encoding M3 family oligoendopeptidase: MNFKDMPYVRPDIEQIEAEFTDRLHGFATASFVDDQLEHWQELNVIRNNWQTQATLCHIRSSMDTTDPFYQTELNYFDEQSPRFAALVAKFYRALLDSKFRSELNAKVGDLIFKIAEQYLTAFNPSIMDLLVQENKLNTEYDLLRSSAKLDLDGKKYTLAGLLPFTTDPERDLRHRAVKLYNKFFADNLNEFNIIFDKMVKVRTEIARKLGYKDYVALGYARMGRLDYGEAEVAAYRKAIIKYIVPLATELRQRQATRLGLEKLTFYDEGLSFPTGNPKPLGNEEELVEKARAMYNQLSPETGEFFNFMISNGLMDLPLRPGKHGGGYCAYIPLYKSPFILANFNGTADDIDVLTHEVGHAFQVYRSRNTILPEYIWPSMDAAEIHSMSMEYLTWNYMKPFFGAATDRYNFEHLATAVLFIPYGALVDHFQHEVYRHPEFTPAERMKTWRKLEKIYLPHRDYADIKILKDGGYWFRQSHIFTLPFYYIDYTLAQNCSLQFWHKGLTNMKAAWQDYMRLCDLGGSKSFAQLVNAAGLENPFRATTLSEIAAHAKKYFENFKEEI, from the coding sequence ATGAACTTCAAAGATATGCCGTATGTACGGCCGGATATTGAGCAAATAGAAGCTGAATTTACTGACAGATTACACGGGTTTGCAACCGCTTCATTTGTTGATGATCAACTTGAACATTGGCAGGAACTTAATGTTATCCGAAATAATTGGCAAACTCAGGCGACGCTTTGCCACATCCGGTCTTCAATGGACACGACTGATCCGTTCTACCAAACGGAGTTGAATTATTTCGATGAACAATCACCGCGTTTTGCGGCATTAGTGGCCAAGTTTTACCGCGCTTTGCTCGACAGCAAATTCCGAAGTGAACTTAATGCCAAGGTCGGGGATTTGATTTTTAAAATTGCCGAACAGTATTTAACTGCTTTCAATCCAAGTATTATGGATCTTCTGGTGCAGGAAAATAAGCTTAACACGGAATACGATTTGCTGCGCTCTTCCGCCAAGCTAGATTTGGACGGGAAAAAATATACATTAGCTGGGCTGCTGCCGTTTACGACCGATCCCGAGCGAGATTTGCGACACCGGGCGGTCAAGCTTTATAACAAATTTTTTGCCGACAATTTAAACGAGTTCAATATAATTTTCGACAAAATGGTTAAAGTACGTACGGAAATAGCTCGTAAATTGGGCTATAAGGATTATGTCGCTTTGGGCTATGCGCGTATGGGTCGACTTGATTACGGCGAGGCAGAAGTTGCGGCTTATCGCAAAGCTATAATTAAATATATTGTTCCGCTGGCTACCGAATTGCGGCAGCGGCAGGCCACACGCTTGGGCCTTGAGAAGCTGACATTCTACGATGAAGGTTTATCATTTCCCACTGGAAATCCTAAGCCGCTTGGTAACGAAGAAGAGTTAGTGGAAAAAGCGCGTGCCATGTATAATCAGTTGTCCCCGGAAACAGGGGAGTTCTTTAATTTCATGATCTCAAACGGTTTGATGGATTTGCCGCTCCGTCCAGGAAAGCACGGCGGCGGATATTGTGCATACATTCCTTTGTATAAGTCGCCGTTCATTTTGGCCAATTTTAATGGCACGGCTGATGACATAGATGTACTGACGCATGAAGTCGGCCATGCTTTCCAAGTGTATCGCAGTCGCAACACAATCCTGCCGGAATATATCTGGCCTAGCATGGATGCGGCTGAAATACATTCGATGAGTATGGAATATCTAACGTGGAATTATATGAAACCGTTTTTTGGTGCGGCTACCGATCGTTACAATTTCGAACATTTGGCCACAGCCGTTTTGTTCATTCCTTACGGGGCATTGGTTGACCATTTCCAACATGAAGTATACCGTCATCCTGAGTTTACTCCGGCTGAACGTATGAAAACTTGGCGTAAGTTGGAAAAAATATATTTACCGCATCGTGACTATGCGGATATCAAAATACTTAAAGACGGTGGCTATTGGTTCCGTCAAAGCCATATTTTTACCTTGCCATTCTATTATATTGATTACACTTTAGCACAAAACTGTTCCTTGCAATTTTGGCACAAAGGGCTAACGAATATGAAAGCGGCGTGGCAAGATTACATGCGTTTATGTGACTTG